A section of the Hevea brasiliensis isolate MT/VB/25A 57/8 chromosome 17, ASM3005281v1, whole genome shotgun sequence genome encodes:
- the LOC110671430 gene encoding arogenate dehydrogenase 1, chloroplastic produces the protein MLSFLPLHCPPPKTLSPPLSSSSKPLLLTSTPAYLSLRIRSLSTTATRPAITSTPGADPGYYTQMPPSNSNLLKIAMVGFGNYGQFLAKTLVFQGHTVLAHSRTDHSLEARSLGVSFFLDPHDLCEQHPDVILLCTSIISTENVLKSLPLHRFKRNTLFVDVLSVKEFAKNLLLDVLPSDFDIICTHPMFGPESANHGWDGLHFVYENVRIGNDQSRVDRCKSFLDIFARQGCRMVEMSCQDHDKYAAGSQFITHTVGRVLEMLKLESTPISTKGYESLLDLVDNTAGDSFDLYYGLFMYNKNALEMLERLDLAFEALRKQLFGRLHDVVRKQLFGNGERRQILQGNYSDGHQNGAALASASKAERSQGAAQPYEYQGQISNYIDDHSKLKIAIVGFGNFGQFLAKTLIRQGHTVLAYSRSDYFDVARKLGVSYFSDADDLCEEHPEVILLCTSILSTENVLKSLPVQRLKRSTLFVDVLSVKEFPRNVFLQHLPPDFDILCTHPMFGPESGKNGWNGLPFLFDKVRVGSSETRISRCDRFLDIFACEGCRMVEMSCAEHDRHAAGSQFITHTMGRVLEKFGLESTPINTKGYETLLNLVENTAGDSFDLYYGLFMYNVNAMEQLERLDLAFESLKKQLFGRMHGVLRKQLFENAEKSQVLREETSVLKVPQNGHALTSYLETLNAQNN, from the exons ATGCTTTCTTTTCTTCCTCTCCATTGTCCACCTCCGAAAACCCTCTCTCCGCCGCTGTCATCATCATCTAAACCTCTGCTTCTTACGTCCACGCCTGCATATCTCTCTCTCCGCATCAGATCCCTCTCCACCACTGCCACCAGGCCGGCCATCACCTCCACACCAGGGGCAGACCCAGGATACTACACCCAAATGCCACCTTCCAATTCTAACCTCCTCAAAATCGCCATGGTTGGGTTCGGCAACTACGGCCAATTCCTCGCCAAGACCCTGGTCTTCCAAGGTCATACTGTCCTCGCTCACTCTAGAACCGACCACTCCCTCGAAGCCCGTTCCCTGGGCGTGTCCTTCTTCCTCGACCCTCACGACCTCTGCGAGCAACACCCTGATGTGATTTTATTATGTACATCGATAATTTCAACGGAGAATGTCCTCAAATCTTTGCCATTACATAGGTTCAAGCGAAACACATTATTTGTCGATGTCTTGTCAGTTAAAGAATTTGCCAAAAATCTATTGCTCGATGTCTTGCCTAGTGATTTCGACATCATTTGCACCCATCCCATGTTTGGTCCTGAAAGTGCCAATCATGGGTGGGATGGTCTCCACTTCGTCTACGAGAATGTTAGAATTGGCAACGATCAATCAAGAGTTGATAGGTGCAAAAGCTTTCTTGATATTTTTGCTAGACAAGGTTGTAGAATGGTGGAAATGAGTTGTCAAGACCATGATAAGTACGCAGCAGGATCACAGTTCATCACGCATACCGTAGGGAGGGTATTGGAGATGTTGAAATTGGAGTCTACGCCCATTAGTACGAAAGGGTATGAAAGTTTATTGGATTTGGTCGATAATACCGCAGGGGATAGTTTTGATTTGTACTATGGGTTATTTATGTACAATAAGAATGCGCTTGAGATGTTGGAGAGATTGGATTTGGCTTTTGAGGCTTTAAGGAAGCAGCTTTTTGGAAGGTTGCATGACGTTGTGAGGAAGCAGTTGTTTGGGAATGGAGAGAGGAGGCAAATTCTGCAAGGGAATTATTCAGATGGGCATCAGAATGGTGCGGCATTGGCATCTGCTTCAAAAGCTGAAAG ATCTCAAGGTGCTGCTCAGCCATACGAATACCAGGGTCAGATCTCCAACTACATTGATGACCATTCGAAGCTCAAGATTGCTATAGTTGGTTTTGGAAATTTTGGACAGTTCCTTGCTAAAACCTTAATTCGGCAGGGCCACACAGTTTTAGCCTATTCTCGTTCTGACTACTTCGATGTGGCTCGGAAATTGGGGGTTTCTTACTTCTCTGATGCAGATGATCTCTGCGAAGAGCATCCAGAAGTAATTCTTCTTTGTACTTCTATTCTTTCAACAGAAAATGTCCTCAAGTCATTGCCAGTTCAGAGATTGAAGAGAAGTACTCTCTTTGTTGATGTACTCTCAGTTAAAGAGTTTCCTAGGAATGTGTTTCTCCAACATTTGCCACCAGATTTTGATATTCTTTGTACTCATCCCATGTTTGGCCCAGAGAGCGGTAAAAATGGGTGGAATGGCCTTCCCTTTCTTTTTGATAAGGTCAGGGTAGGAAGCAGTGAGACAAGAATATCACGGTGTGACCGGTTTCTTGATATTTTTGCTTGTGAAGGGTGCAGAATGGTGGAGATGTCCTGTGCAGAGCATGATCGGCATGCAGCTGGGTCACAGTTTATTACACACACCATGGGAAGGGTTCTGGAAAAGTTTGGTTTGGAGTCAACACCTATTAATACTAAAGGTTATGAAACTTTGTTAAATTTGGTGGAAAATACTGCAGGGGATAGCTTTGATCTGTACTATGGTCTGTTCATGTACAATGTAAATGCAATGGAGCAGCTAGAGAGGTTGGATTTGGCTTTTGAATCTTTGAAGAAGCAGCTATTTGGGCGTATGCATGGTGTTCTTCGGAAGCAATTGTTTGAAAATGCAGAGAAGTCTCAAGTCTTGAGGGAGGAAACTTCAGTGTTGAAAGTACCTCAAAATGGTCATGCACTAACATCTTATTTGGAGACTCTTAATGCTCAAAACAATTAA